The following are encoded together in the Gemmatimonadaceae bacterium genome:
- the der gene encoding ribosome biogenesis GTPase Der, which yields MSIPVVALVGRPNVGKSQLFNRIMGSHTAIVSEEAGTTRDRHFARAEWNGRGFWLVDTGGLTDDPRMPMDREIRRQVEVAIGEADLLVFVVDALAGLHPSDARVAELLRSSGKPWLLVANKVDDPRATDFYEFYELGAGDPVPVSALNGKNSGDLLDVIVNRLPPGDAGEDDSLKVAVVGRPNVGKSSIVNRLLGEERLVVSDEAGTTRDAIDTPMRFHGRSFVFIDTAGLRRQTKIEDGIEFYSSLRSRRAIERADICVLVIDAVEGLHNQDLKIATMAWDAGRGLIIVVNKWDLAEKDDKSAARFEKSCREKAPYLTFVPFLFTSALTGQRIQRLLDLLLTVEEERKKRITTAQVNARLQELLARLQPPQAAGFEVKLNYATQVEVAPPTIAVFGNHPDLVEEHYVRYLHNGFRETWGFTGNPLRVVMRRKAS from the coding sequence ATGAGCATTCCCGTCGTCGCGCTCGTCGGCCGTCCCAACGTTGGCAAGTCGCAACTGTTCAACCGCATCATGGGGTCGCACACGGCCATCGTCTCGGAAGAGGCGGGCACCACGCGGGATCGGCACTTTGCCCGCGCGGAGTGGAATGGGCGGGGGTTCTGGCTGGTCGACACGGGCGGCCTCACCGACGACCCGCGCATGCCGATGGACCGCGAGATCCGGCGGCAGGTGGAGGTGGCGATCGGCGAGGCGGACCTGCTCGTCTTCGTCGTCGACGCGCTCGCCGGTCTCCATCCCAGCGACGCCCGGGTGGCCGAGCTGCTGCGGTCGAGCGGCAAGCCGTGGCTCCTCGTGGCCAACAAGGTGGACGATCCCCGGGCCACCGACTTCTACGAGTTCTACGAACTCGGGGCGGGCGATCCGGTGCCCGTATCGGCGCTCAACGGGAAGAACTCCGGCGATCTGCTCGACGTGATCGTGAACCGTCTGCCGCCCGGTGACGCGGGCGAGGACGACTCCCTCAAGGTGGCGGTCGTTGGCCGCCCCAACGTCGGCAAGTCGTCGATCGTGAACCGGCTGCTTGGTGAGGAGCGGTTGGTCGTGTCAGACGAAGCGGGCACGACGCGCGATGCGATCGACACGCCGATGCGGTTCCACGGGCGCTCGTTCGTGTTCATCGACACGGCCGGCCTGCGCCGCCAGACCAAGATCGAGGACGGGATCGAGTTCTACTCGTCGCTGCGCAGCCGGCGCGCCATCGAGCGCGCCGACATCTGCGTGCTGGTGATCGACGCCGTCGAGGGGTTGCACAATCAGGACCTCAAGATCGCGACCATGGCCTGGGATGCCGGCCGCGGGCTCATCATCGTGGTCAACAAGTGGGACCTGGCCGAGAAGGACGACAAGTCGGCGGCGCGGTTCGAGAAGAGCTGCCGCGAGAAGGCGCCCTATCTCACGTTCGTGCCCTTCCTGTTCACGTCGGCGCTCACCGGCCAGCGCATCCAGCGCCTGCTCGATCTGCTGCTCACCGTGGAGGAAGAGCGCAAGAAGCGCATCACCACGGCGCAGGTCAACGCGCGGCTCCAGGAGTTGTTGGCCCGCCTGCAACCGCCGCAGGCGGCCGGGTTCGAGGTCAAGCTGAATTACGCCACGCAGGTCGAGGTGGCGCCGCCCACGATCGCCGTGTTCGGCAACCACCCCGATCTCGTCGAAGAGCACTATGTGCGCTACCTCCACAACGGCTTCCGCGAGACCTGGGGGTTCACGGGTAACCCGCTGCGTGTCGTGATGCGGCGCAAGGCGAGCTGA
- a CDS encoding NAD(P)H-dependent glycerol-3-phosphate dehydrogenase, whose amino-acid sequence MQCAVIGAGAWGTALAQLLANNGHDVRLWAYEPEVVATINARHENPVFLPGAVLPDRIRATHGFAEALEGAELVVYATPAQHLRQIAIAGAGHVRPGAILVVASKGIERGSLALMSEIIEHELPGHDVVAISGPSFAAEVAGGLPTAIVAASRAPDAARRVQDALSGKRFRVYTHDDIVGVELGGALKNVMAVATGIHDGVGLGHNSRAALITRGLAEMTRLGVALGANPATFAGLAGLGDLVLTCTGALSRNRTLGVEIGEGRSLAEVLVGKHTVAEGVETTASTVALAQREGVEMPIAAMAYRILFEGHSARAAVQELMARELRAEQDR is encoded by the coding sequence ATGCAGTGCGCCGTGATCGGGGCCGGCGCGTGGGGGACGGCTCTGGCGCAGCTGCTCGCCAACAACGGCCACGACGTCCGCCTCTGGGCGTACGAGCCCGAGGTCGTGGCCACGATCAACGCGCGTCACGAGAATCCCGTGTTCCTGCCGGGCGCCGTGCTGCCCGACCGCATACGCGCCACGCATGGGTTCGCCGAGGCGTTGGAGGGGGCCGAACTGGTGGTGTACGCCACGCCGGCGCAGCATCTCCGCCAGATCGCGATCGCCGGCGCCGGGCACGTCCGGCCGGGTGCGATCCTCGTCGTGGCGTCCAAGGGGATCGAGCGCGGATCGCTGGCGTTGATGTCGGAGATTATCGAACACGAATTGCCGGGCCACGACGTGGTGGCGATCTCCGGGCCGAGCTTCGCCGCCGAGGTCGCGGGCGGACTCCCGACCGCGATCGTCGCCGCCTCCCGGGCGCCCGATGCCGCGAGGCGCGTCCAGGACGCGCTCAGCGGGAAGCGATTCCGTGTGTACACGCACGACGACATCGTCGGCGTGGAACTCGGCGGGGCGCTCAAGAACGTGATGGCCGTGGCCACCGGCATTCACGACGGGGTAGGGCTGGGACACAATTCCCGCGCCGCGCTCATCACGCGCGGCCTTGCCGAGATGACGCGGCTGGGCGTGGCACTCGGCGCCAATCCGGCCACGTTCGCCGGACTCGCCGGCCTGGGCGACCTCGTGCTCACGTGCACCGGGGCCCTCAGCCGCAACCGGACGCTCGGCGTGGAGATCGGGGAGGGACGTTCGTTGGCCGAGGTGCTCGTCGGCAAGCACACCGTGGCCGAAGGCGTGGAGACCACGGCCAGCACCGTGGCGCTGGCCCAGCGCGAGGGCGTGGAGATGCCGATCGCCGCGATGGCGTATCGCATTCTGTTCGAAGGACACTCGGCCCGAGCCGCCGTGCAGGAACTGATGGCGCGCGAACTGCGCGCGGAGCAAGATCGATGA
- a CDS encoding protein-L-isoaspartate(D-aspartate) O-methyltransferase, with product MRGPRQRLVETLREKGVSDLAVLRAFELTPRHAFVPTGIRHRAYDDTALPIGNGQTISQPSIHGRYLQLLRLGGRERVLEIGTGSGYQTVLLSHLVDQVFSVERVAALMDTARETIRALDAKNVSLLVGDGTVGWRDYAPYDAILVSAASPDVPAPLLDQLGEGGRLLVPVGGRAEQTLVMVTRTGTSFERQDLDAVRFVPLLGRHGWTP from the coding sequence ATGCGCGGGCCGCGCCAGCGGCTCGTCGAGACCCTGCGCGAGAAGGGGGTGTCCGATCTCGCCGTGCTCCGCGCCTTCGAGCTCACGCCGCGCCATGCGTTCGTGCCCACCGGCATTCGCCACCGCGCGTACGACGATACCGCGCTCCCGATCGGCAACGGGCAGACCATCTCGCAGCCGTCGATCCACGGGCGCTACCTCCAGCTCCTGCGGCTGGGCGGCCGCGAACGGGTGCTCGAGATCGGCACCGGCTCCGGATACCAGACGGTGCTGCTGTCGCACCTCGTGGATCAGGTCTTCTCCGTGGAACGCGTGGCGGCGCTGATGGACACCGCCCGCGAGACCATCCGCGCGCTCGACGCCAAGAACGTCTCGCTGCTCGTGGGCGACGGGACGGTGGGGTGGCGGGACTACGCGCCCTACGATGCGATCCTCGTCAGCGCCGCCTCCCCCGACGTGCCCGCGCCGCTGCTCGACCAGTTGGGCGAGGGGGGACGGCTCCTCGTCCCCGTGGGCGGGCGCGCCGAGCAGACACTCGTGATGGTGACGCGCACCGGCACGTCGTTCGAGCGCCAGGACCTCGACGCCGTCCGGTTCGTTCCGCTCCTCGGGCGCCACGGATGGACGCCGTAG
- a CDS encoding adenine phosphoribosyltransferase produces the protein MSLAVDIQAAIRDVPDFPKPGIMFKDITPVLLDPVLFGRVIEALAAPFAADGVTHVVAIESRGFILGAPVALRLGAGLVPMRKPGKLPAAREREDYALEYGSDALEMHTDAVAPGARVLIVDDVLATGGTAAAACRLVERVGASVVGLSVLLTLEFLAGRDELAGRRLETLVSV, from the coding sequence GTGTCACTCGCCGTCGATATCCAGGCCGCCATTCGCGACGTGCCCGACTTTCCCAAGCCGGGGATCATGTTCAAGGACATCACGCCCGTGCTCCTCGATCCGGTGCTCTTCGGCCGCGTGATCGAGGCGCTGGCGGCGCCGTTCGCCGCCGACGGCGTCACGCACGTGGTGGCGATCGAGAGCCGGGGGTTCATCCTCGGCGCGCCGGTCGCGCTCCGGCTCGGCGCCGGCCTCGTGCCGATGCGCAAACCGGGCAAACTCCCCGCGGCGCGCGAGCGCGAGGACTATGCGCTGGAGTACGGCAGCGACGCGCTCGAGATGCACACCGACGCCGTCGCGCCCGGGGCGCGCGTGCTGATCGTGGACGACGTCCTGGCCACCGGCGGGACCGCCGCCGCGGCGTGCCGGCTCGTGGAGCGCGTGGGCGCGTCGGTGGTTGGGTTGAGCGTGCTGTTGACGCTGGAATTCCTGGCCGGCCGCGACGAACTGGCGGGGCGGCGCCTGGAGACGCTCGTCAGCGTGTGA
- the surE gene encoding 5'/3'-nucleotidase SurE yields the protein MRLLLTNDDGILAHGLDCLIEAAAPLGEVTIVAPDREQSATSHSLTLHHPLRPVQLAERRFQVDGTPTDCVMLAVEALLPDRPDFVLSGINHGHNMGEDVLYSGTVAAAMEGLSLGIPSIAVSFAGGDLRADLSHLQAQVPVLTPLLKHLTSLPHFPAHTLFNVNLPPVPATGVKGVRLTRLGRRAYSGSLKPMQDPWGRQIYWIGGGSISWSGEDDSDFRAIEDGYISVTPLHLDVTNFDILRTASEWWHDL from the coding sequence ATGCGCCTGCTGCTCACCAACGACGACGGCATCCTCGCCCACGGTCTCGACTGCCTGATCGAGGCCGCGGCGCCGCTCGGCGAGGTGACGATCGTGGCGCCGGACCGCGAGCAGAGCGCCACCAGCCATTCCCTCACGCTCCACCACCCGCTGCGTCCCGTGCAACTGGCCGAGCGCCGGTTCCAGGTGGACGGGACGCCCACCGACTGTGTGATGCTGGCGGTGGAGGCGCTGCTCCCCGACCGCCCGGACTTCGTGCTCAGCGGCATCAATCATGGGCACAACATGGGCGAGGACGTGCTGTATTCCGGCACGGTGGCGGCGGCGATGGAAGGGCTGTCGCTCGGCATCCCGTCGATCGCCGTCTCGTTCGCCGGCGGCGACCTCCGCGCCGATCTGTCGCACCTCCAGGCGCAGGTGCCGGTGCTCACGCCGCTGCTCAAGCACCTCACGTCGCTGCCGCACTTTCCCGCGCACACGTTGTTCAACGTGAATCTGCCGCCGGTGCCGGCCACGGGCGTCAAGGGCGTGCGCCTGACGCGTTTGGGCCGGCGGGCCTATTCAGGATCGCTCAAGCCGATGCAGGATCCCTGGGGGCGTCAGATCTACTGGATCGGTGGCGGTTCGATCAGCTGGAGCGGCGAGGACGACTCGGATTTCCGTGCCATCGAGGACGGCTATATCTCGGTGACGCCGCTGCACCTGGACGTCACCAACTTCGACATCCTGCGCACGGCGAGCGAATGGTGGCACGACCTGTAG
- a CDS encoding LysR family transcriptional regulator, with protein MSRPDVPAAPTANLDLLVVLAVIARERSFTRAAAVLGISQPSISARVRRLEQRVGEPVFERLGRGVRLTPTGETLRAAADRALALAQDADQLWHGLGAQSRGYVRLAASTTIAGYVLPAALAAFRRTHPDIEIEVRVGNTAQVAALIGDGELSWGLVEGPVDATHLVSRTFLEDELILVVPPKHAWTRRRAIRARDLEGAPFIARESGSGTAAIHEAVLAGQGVRVRPVLRIADSRGIVAAVAAGAGVAIVSSLVARPFLASRQVVHVAIQGVTMTRALSAIHRPGRTLVHLDRALLQAISGPLRS; from the coding sequence ATGTCTCGTCCGGATGTCCCCGCCGCCCCGACCGCCAACCTCGACCTCCTGGTCGTCCTCGCCGTGATCGCCCGCGAGCGTTCGTTCACCCGCGCCGCCGCGGTGCTGGGCATCAGCCAGCCCTCGATCTCGGCGCGCGTGCGACGCCTGGAGCAGCGGGTGGGCGAGCCCGTGTTCGAGCGGCTCGGACGCGGCGTGCGACTCACCCCGACCGGGGAGACCCTCCGCGCCGCCGCCGACCGCGCGCTCGCGTTGGCGCAGGACGCCGACCAGCTCTGGCACGGACTGGGCGCCCAGTCCCGGGGCTACGTGCGGCTGGCGGCGAGCACGACCATCGCCGGCTATGTCCTGCCCGCCGCCCTCGCGGCGTTCCGCCGCACGCACCCGGATATCGAGATCGAGGTCCGGGTGGGCAACACGGCGCAGGTCGCGGCGCTGATCGGGGACGGCGAGCTCTCGTGGGGACTGGTGGAAGGTCCGGTGGATGCGACGCACCTGGTGTCGCGAACGTTTCTCGAGGACGAGTTGATCCTCGTCGTGCCGCCCAAGCATGCGTGGACGCGCCGGCGAGCGATCAGGGCCCGCGACCTCGAGGGAGCGCCGTTCATCGCCCGCGAGTCGGGATCGGGCACGGCCGCGATCCACGAAGCGGTGCTGGCCGGCCAGGGCGTCCGCGTGCGGCCCGTGTTGCGGATTGCCGATTCACGGGGCATCGTCGCCGCCGTGGCCGCGGGCGCCGGCGTGGCGATCGTGTCGTCCCTCGTGGCGCGTCCATTCCTGGCCTCGCGCCAGGTGGTCCATGTCGCCATCCAGGGCGTGACGATGACCCGGGCGTTGAGCGCGATCCATCGGCCCGGCCGCACCCTCGTGCACCTCGACCGCGCACTCCTGCAGGCGATCAGCGGCCCGCTGCGCAGTTGA
- a CDS encoding FxLYD domain-containing protein yields the protein MLVFRSTAITSLVFATMLALPAAAQEAKQCTIDEGKPSEVARAYLTISQVAGTQGAAPADEQKKLASAVHILTENTGAVENPIGHAYELGKLLVLWTVQPNVPLTAKRGTIGYATNPDSMVNLPAAIDSAFGAVETAMPECEVETLKWRSQKAWINLVNGAIQELNAGSLDSADAHARLSLLFNKRAPYGWMVMAQVADRRQKTDSAIDLFQRTIAAAKDSAYEEVRTQSLLNLGNLAAAAGANASPNQQKYLGVARTAFETLVKDTTVKSAYRGQAGSGLVTVYLAMGDTAAARATYQPQLQNPSAYTFNELVQAGVWASKADDAAAGLKLFHAAYEMNPYHRDALANLTIFELKAQHYDTALALVTRLHEVDPDGDNGRVATLTYAGLAKKYGDMNRDIVTRFAKTKDAKLKKVLTDSATITADSNRFYTDLAVKANIATDSMPVRVRFSEFSDVANKVTLAGVIENNTASDKTFTLKVDFLDKDGKVVASQQTTVGPVSGQSTGQFSMTVTAPGITAFKYAPLD from the coding sequence ATGCTGGTCTTCCGGTCGACGGCCATCACCTCGCTCGTGTTCGCCACGATGCTGGCACTGCCTGCAGCGGCACAGGAGGCCAAGCAGTGCACGATTGACGAAGGCAAGCCATCCGAAGTCGCGCGCGCCTATCTCACGATTTCCCAGGTGGCGGGCACCCAGGGCGCGGCACCGGCCGACGAGCAGAAGAAGCTCGCGTCCGCCGTGCACATCCTCACCGAAAACACCGGCGCCGTGGAGAACCCGATCGGCCACGCCTACGAGTTGGGCAAGCTCCTCGTCCTGTGGACGGTCCAGCCCAACGTGCCGCTCACCGCGAAGCGCGGGACCATTGGCTACGCCACCAATCCCGACAGCATGGTGAACCTGCCCGCCGCCATCGATTCGGCGTTCGGGGCGGTCGAGACCGCCATGCCGGAGTGCGAGGTCGAGACGCTCAAGTGGCGCAGTCAGAAAGCCTGGATCAACCTCGTGAACGGCGCGATCCAGGAACTGAACGCCGGCAGCCTCGACTCCGCCGACGCCCACGCCCGCCTGTCGCTCCTGTTCAACAAGCGGGCGCCCTATGGCTGGATGGTCATGGCCCAGGTCGCCGACCGCCGCCAGAAGACCGATTCGGCCATCGACCTGTTCCAGCGCACCATCGCCGCCGCCAAGGACTCGGCCTACGAAGAAGTGCGCACCCAGTCGCTGCTCAACCTGGGCAACCTGGCGGCCGCGGCAGGTGCCAACGCGTCGCCCAACCAGCAGAAGTATCTGGGCGTCGCGAGGACCGCGTTCGAGACGCTGGTCAAGGACACCACCGTCAAGTCCGCCTACCGGGGCCAGGCCGGATCGGGCCTGGTGACGGTCTACCTCGCGATGGGCGACACGGCGGCCGCGCGCGCCACGTACCAGCCGCAACTGCAGAACCCCTCGGCCTACACGTTCAACGAACTGGTCCAGGCGGGCGTGTGGGCATCCAAGGCCGACGACGCCGCGGCGGGGCTCAAGCTCTTCCACGCCGCATACGAGATGAACCCGTATCACCGCGATGCGCTCGCCAATCTCACGATCTTCGAGCTCAAGGCCCAGCATTACGATACGGCGCTGGCGCTCGTGACCCGGCTGCATGAGGTCGATCCCGACGGCGACAACGGCCGGGTGGCGACGCTCACGTACGCCGGACTGGCCAAGAAGTACGGCGACATGAACCGGGACATCGTGACCCGGTTTGCGAAGACCAAGGACGCGAAGCTCAAGAAGGTGCTGACCGATTCGGCCACGATCACCGCCGACTCCAACCGGTTCTACACCGACCTGGCCGTGAAGGCCAACATCGCCACCGACAGCATGCCGGTGCGGGTGCGGTTCTCCGAGTTCAGCGACGTCGCCAACAAGGTCACTCTCGCCGGCGTGATCGAGAACAACACGGCGTCCGACAAGACGTTCACGCTGAAGGTGGATTTCCTCGACAAGGACGGGAAGGTGGTGGCGTCGCAGCAGACCACCGTGGGTCCGGTGAGCGGGCAATCGACGGGCCAATTCTCCATGACCGTCACCGCCCCGGGAATCACGGCATTCAAGTACGCGCCGCTGGACTGA
- a CDS encoding DUF512 domain-containing protein: MVRVSKVNPGSIADELGMMPGTELVRVNGRDLDDFLDWEFLTADDELVIEARQPDGETVEFEIERPEGEAIGVELEPPTVRRCANRCEFCFIEGLPKGLRKPLYVRDDDYRLSFAYGNFATLSNLKDRDIARILEYRLSPLYVSVHATPWEARKVMLNNPRVPNVMEQLTRLAAGGIQFHTQMVIVPGLNDGDVLEQSLADLWALGDAVLSVAIVPVGLTQFSHLYTGQSMDATMSGRLLDHVLRWSTRGTAERGDPWVFGSDELYLLAGRPLPGEAHYGDYVQIENGVGAVTALRARVRDGLAGLPRLDGRRIGIVTGVSMRALMPELLDQLTAHTGATFEMIVMENSLFGPTTTTAGLLVGADIRQALSGRADLDLALIPAETINDDGVFLDDERFVAVREELPMPVYPSYDFIDVLAREGTATRAGVHAA; this comes from the coding sequence ATGGTCAGAGTCTCCAAGGTCAATCCCGGAAGCATCGCCGACGAGCTGGGCATGATGCCCGGCACGGAACTCGTCCGCGTGAACGGGCGCGACCTGGACGATTTTCTCGATTGGGAATTCCTGACCGCCGACGATGAGCTCGTGATCGAGGCCCGGCAGCCCGATGGCGAGACGGTGGAATTCGAGATCGAACGGCCGGAGGGCGAGGCGATCGGCGTGGAGCTCGAGCCGCCGACGGTCCGCCGCTGCGCCAACCGCTGCGAGTTCTGCTTCATCGAGGGGCTGCCCAAGGGGCTGCGGAAGCCGCTCTACGTGCGCGACGACGATTACCGGCTGTCGTTCGCGTACGGGAACTTCGCCACGCTGTCCAATCTCAAGGACCGCGACATCGCGCGAATTCTCGAGTATCGCCTGTCGCCGCTGTACGTGTCGGTGCACGCCACCCCGTGGGAAGCCCGCAAGGTGATGCTGAACAATCCGCGCGTCCCGAACGTGATGGAGCAGCTCACGCGCCTGGCCGCGGGGGGGATTCAATTCCACACGCAGATGGTGATCGTGCCCGGCCTCAACGACGGCGACGTCCTCGAGCAGTCGCTGGCTGACCTCTGGGCGCTCGGCGACGCGGTGCTCTCGGTGGCCATCGTGCCGGTGGGGCTGACGCAGTTCTCGCATCTATACACGGGCCAGTCGATGGACGCCACGATGTCGGGGCGTCTGCTGGACCATGTGCTGCGGTGGTCGACGCGCGGCACGGCCGAGCGCGGCGATCCCTGGGTGTTCGGCTCGGACGAACTCTACCTGCTGGCCGGACGCCCGCTTCCGGGCGAGGCGCACTACGGCGACTACGTCCAGATCGAGAACGGGGTAGGGGCGGTGACGGCGCTGCGCGCGCGCGTGCGCGACGGATTGGCCGGGCTACCGCGGCTCGATGGACGGCGCATCGGCATCGTGACCGGTGTGTCGATGCGTGCCCTGATGCCGGAACTGCTCGACCAACTCACGGCGCATACCGGAGCCACGTTCGAGATGATCGTCATGGAGAACTCATTGTTCGGACCCACCACGACCACGGCAGGCCTCCTCGTCGGTGCCGACATCCGGCAGGCCCTGAGCGGCCGCGCCGATCTCGACCTGGCGCTCATTCCCGCCGAGACGATCAACGACGACGGCGTGTTCCTCGACGACGAGCGGTTCGTGGCGGTCCGCGAGGAGTTGCCCATGCCGGTGTATCCGTCGTACGATTTCATCGACGTCCTGGCGCGCGAAGGGACGGCCACCCGGGCGGGAGTCCACGCCGCATGA
- a CDS encoding acylphosphatase, with the protein MDAVAPGGARIERRVVVSGQVQGVGYRWFARETAHALGVVGWVRNMPDGSVALEIAAAAEVLDAYTAQLRLGPPAADVTAVRVSERVDRSPLPDRFTVVR; encoded by the coding sequence ATGGACGCCGTAGCCCCGGGCGGCGCGCGAATCGAGCGGCGCGTGGTGGTCAGCGGGCAGGTGCAGGGCGTGGGCTACCGGTGGTTCGCCCGCGAGACGGCGCACGCGCTCGGCGTGGTGGGGTGGGTGCGGAACATGCCCGATGGATCCGTGGCGCTGGAAATCGCCGCCGCCGCGGAGGTGCTCGACGCGTATACCGCGCAGCTGAGACTGGGCCCGCCCGCCGCCGATGTGACCGCCGTGCGGGTGAGCGAGCGCGTGGACCGCTCGCCCTTGCCGGATCGATTCACCGTCGTACGTTGA
- the larC gene encoding nickel pincer cofactor biosynthesis protein LarC, which translates to MPIAILDPFSGISGDMTLGALIAVGLDPDWLRALPARLGLDGVTVRIRDVDRAAITCTKVDFDIPPQPHGRHLRQIREIVARSEAPPHVQARADAAFTAIAEQEASIHGTTVDRVHLHEVGAVDAILDVLGSVWGFDLLGVTRIYCNPISVGDGYVDAAHGRLPVPAPATLRLLEGLRVVPGPPESGELVTPTGAALVRVLASGPLVGPYTPVRSGFGAGTKEFPRRANALRIILGEAEQRDGLEVEHLVQLACDLDDMTGEYLAGAADRVRAEGALDVVIIPTVMKKGRPGARIEVLCAPASAGAVERVLFRETTTTGIRRTVVERHAVPREFRSVTVAGHTIKVKVAMLADGTRRTKPEYADVERVALATGRPLRDIFLEAASEADRD; encoded by the coding sequence ATGCCGATCGCAATTCTCGATCCCTTCAGTGGGATCTCGGGTGACATGACGTTGGGGGCCCTGATCGCGGTCGGGCTCGATCCCGACTGGCTGCGCGCGCTCCCGGCACGGCTCGGCCTCGACGGCGTGACCGTGCGCATCCGCGACGTGGATCGCGCGGCGATCACGTGCACCAAAGTGGACTTCGATATTCCACCGCAGCCGCACGGGCGCCATCTGCGCCAGATCCGCGAGATCGTGGCCCGCTCCGAGGCGCCGCCCCACGTGCAGGCCAGGGCGGACGCCGCCTTCACCGCCATCGCCGAGCAGGAAGCGAGTATCCACGGCACGACGGTGGACCGCGTCCACCTGCACGAGGTCGGCGCCGTGGACGCCATTCTCGACGTACTGGGCTCGGTGTGGGGGTTCGATCTCCTCGGCGTGACGCGCATCTACTGCAACCCGATCAGCGTGGGCGACGGGTACGTGGACGCCGCGCACGGCCGGCTCCCGGTGCCGGCGCCCGCCACGCTGCGCCTGCTCGAAGGTCTGCGGGTAGTGCCCGGACCGCCCGAATCCGGTGAACTGGTCACCCCCACCGGCGCGGCGCTCGTCCGGGTCCTGGCCTCCGGCCCATTGGTGGGGCCCTATACCCCGGTGCGCAGCGGGTTCGGCGCCGGGACCAAGGAATTCCCCCGTCGCGCCAATGCGCTCCGGATCATCCTCGGCGAGGCGGAGCAACGCGACGGGCTCGAAGTGGAGCACCTCGTGCAACTTGCCTGCGACCTGGACGACATGACCGGCGAGTACCTGGCCGGCGCCGCCGACCGGGTGCGCGCGGAAGGGGCGTTGGACGTCGTGATCATCCCGACCGTGATGAAGAAGGGGCGGCCGGGGGCACGGATCGAGGTCCTCTGTGCGCCCGCCAGCGCCGGCGCCGTGGAGCGCGTACTATTTCGTGAGACCACGACGACCGGTATCCGCCGCACCGTCGTGGAGCGGCACGCGGTACCCCGCGAATTCCGGAGCGTGACCGTCGCCGGACACACCATCAAGGTGAAGGTGGCGATGCTGGCCGACGGCACCCGGCGGACTAAACCGGAGTATGCGGACGTTGAACGGGTGGCCCTGGCGACAGGGCGTCCCCTACGGGATATATTTTTGGAGGCCGCTTCCGAGGCGGACCGAGACTGA
- a CDS encoding MerR family transcriptional regulator: MNAPDPVQEFFSIGEVCDLTDLKPHVLRYWESQFKFLNPAKNRSGNRVYQRREVELVLLVKHLLYVEKYTIDGARQKVEEHRRSGELRDLAYGALNVESLASIEVALRELHQLLDGEADA, from the coding sequence ATGAACGCACCCGATCCCGTGCAGGAATTCTTCTCGATCGGCGAGGTCTGCGATCTCACCGACCTCAAGCCGCACGTGCTGCGCTACTGGGAGAGCCAGTTCAAGTTCCTGAACCCGGCCAAGAACCGGTCCGGCAACCGCGTGTACCAGCGCCGCGAAGTGGAGCTCGTGCTCCTCGTGAAGCACCTGCTATACGTGGAGAAATACACGATCGACGGGGCCCGCCAGAAGGTGGAGGAACATCGCCGATCGGGCGAGCTGCGCGACCTGGCCTACGGGGCGCTCAACGTCGAGTCGTTGGCGTCGATCGAGGTGGCGCTGCGCGAGTTGCACCAGCTGCTCGACGGCGAGGCGGACGCCTGA
- the plsY gene encoding glycerol-3-phosphate 1-O-acyltransferase PlsY has protein sequence MHPLLGVLIAYAAGSIPAAYLAGRARGVDLRAHGSGNLGATNVVRVLGFNVGLLVFTVDMIKGALPVALLPRVTTGTIDPSLLAVLYGTAAIVGHVRPVWLRFGKGGKGVATACGVFLALAPVPTLLALAVFVTALGSSGYVSLASLAAAASLPVIVAAAAGIRSPLLAVSVVASSFVFWTHRPNMARLRSGEEHRFSRLGSLRIPAALALSAAVLAAATGWLVWRGR, from the coding sequence GTGCATCCGCTGCTCGGCGTACTGATCGCCTACGCGGCGGGTTCGATCCCGGCGGCCTATCTCGCCGGCAGGGCGCGCGGCGTGGACTTGCGCGCCCATGGCTCGGGCAATCTGGGCGCCACGAACGTGGTGCGCGTCCTCGGCTTCAACGTCGGGCTGCTCGTGTTCACGGTGGACATGATCAAGGGGGCGTTGCCGGTGGCGCTCCTCCCGCGCGTCACGACGGGGACCATCGACCCGTCGCTGCTGGCCGTGCTCTACGGCACGGCCGCCATCGTCGGCCACGTGCGCCCCGTGTGGCTGCGGTTCGGCAAGGGCGGGAAGGGCGTGGCGACGGCGTGCGGGGTGTTCCTGGCGTTGGCCCCGGTGCCCACGCTCCTCGCCCTGGCCGTGTTCGTCACGGCGCTCGGCAGCAGCGGGTACGTGTCGCTCGCCTCGCTGGCGGCCGCGGCCTCGCTGCCGGTGATCGTTGCCGCCGCCGCGGGCATTCGCAGTCCGCTGCTCGCCGTGAGCGTGGTGGCGTCGTCCTTCGTGTTCTGGACGCACCGTCCGAACATGGCGCGGCTGCGCAGCGGCGAGGAGCATCGGTTCTCCAGACTCGGCTCGCTGCGCATTCCGGCGGCCCTCGCGCTCTCCGCCGCCGTGCTCGCGGCCGCCACCGGCTGGCTGGTCTGGAGGGGGCGCTGA